Sequence from the Rhizobium tumorigenes genome:
TCGCCCAATCGCCTCTTGCCGCCCTCGTGCCTGGTGGCAGCAACCTCGAAGCCAATCTCCTCGTTCCGCCGCGCGCTGCTGGCCTTATCCAGCCAGGGCAGGAAGTACGGCTCAAGGTCGATGCCTTTCCATATCAGCGTTTCGGGATGCTTTTAGGACATGTCGTTCAGGTCTCCCGCGCAACCTATCGCGAGGGTGAGCTTCTGGCTCCCATCGCCCTCACAGCTCCCGTCTACCGGGTCACAGTCAGCCTCGAGCGTACCAGCATCGCCGCGTATGGCGAAGAGCGTCCGCTGACCCCCGGTATGACCCTAATCGGCGATATCGTCACAGATCGCCGACACTTCACCGACTGGATATTGGACCCTCTGATGGCCATAGGCAGCCGGTGATGACTGAAGGAGGGGAAGGCCAGGCAGGCCACCCCCCAACCCAACCTGAAAGGAGACTAACATGAACAACATCATCGAACTCGACATCGCCCAGCTGGATCTCGTGAGCGGCGGCGCCTCCACGGTCGCTTCCACGGTCACCATCGGTGCCGATGGTGCTGTCAGCGGCAGCTACACCTTCGGTTCGAAGTCAGGCACGTTTTCGGCATCGCTGCCGGCTGAAGTTGTACAGAAGGCTGGAACATTCTCGTTCAGCAACGCGTCTGGCGGCTTCAACTTCAATAGCTCGTTTGCTAGCTAAACGCCTCTGATCGCATGAATTCCGGCAGCCGGTTCCCGGCTGCCGGTCCATCCGGGCCTGATCGGCACTAACGCCTGGGCATTGAAGCGGCCAGCCTCTGGCTTTTTAGCGCCGACTTCCTGGGCCTGCACGGAGCTGCAGGTCTACCTGCCTTGCAGCGTCATCGAGTGCCGCTCTGTCAGATTTAAACCCCGACAGGGCGTTGTGGACCTCTTCGCCGAGAATTCGCTCTATCGCCGTATACTGGGGGATATTCGGCCGTTGCCAGGTGTGCAGAAGGTTCTTTTTTGCCAGCTGATCGACGAACCTGACGATTGGCGAGCTTGCCGCTGCCTCCGGGTCGGCGCTGACCGAAAAACGCGGCGCAATGGGAAAGCCGTTCTTGACGTGAGCCTTCATCGCCTCGCGCGATGCCATCCAGGCGATGGCGTCGGCAGCGAGCTCCACCCGTTCTTCCGGCAGGTTGGTCGGAATGCAGAAAAGAAACCCGCCGATGGGTGACGCGCGGGTGCCGCCGGGTCCCGCGGGCTGGGGTAGATATTCGACCCGTCTCTTGACCACGGAATGGACGTCGTATTCGAAACGCGCGGTGCGCATCGTCCAGAAATAGCCGAGACTGGCCTTGCCGGTCATGAATACGTCGAGTGTGCGGTCCCATGCCATGTTGAGGATGTCAGGAGGCGAGATCTCGATCAGGCGGCGCATGAAATCCAGAGCCGCCAAACCGGCATCGGAGGAAATCGTGCAGTGCAACTGTTCGAGATCGACGCCTTCCAGGGTAAAGCCGGCACGGGTTTTTCTCAGCGAGATTGTCGGCTGGCCGCAGGCGCCGAGGAAGAACATGAAGCTCGAGGCTATCGGCATGCCGCGTGCACCGTCCCACACCGCGCCGTACATGCCATGGTTCGGCGCGTGAAAATGCCGCCCGGCCGCGATGACGTCTTCGAAATTGCGCGGGAAGTCCAGGCCTGCATCGGCAAAGAGGTCCTTGCGCGCCGCCAGGATTTCGACGGTGCAGTAGCCGGGAACGCCGTAATCCTGCCCGTCCCATCTCGCCGTCGACCATATGGATGGGTGAAAATCGAGTGGATTGATGCCTGTCTTCTGGACCAGTGCGTCGATCGGACGAATGATGTCCTTTTCAACGAACTCCCCGAGCCACGGCATGTTGATGGCGATCACATCGTATTCGGAGACCGTCTTCTTCCGGTTTTCGAGGGCCCTGTTGTACAGATCCGGAAGCGACAGGAGATCGAAGCTTTTCCGGGATGCAAGGTTGTTGCGGAAATCGGCCCACATGTTGCGCATCGCCGAGAAATAATTGTCGTTGTTGAGCAGGAAGCGCAGCTCGATCTGGGATTCGGCACGTTTCTGCATCAGCCGCATCGGTGGAATGATGTGCGAGCCGAGCGGGGTACCGCCAAAATAATAGTCGTCTTCCTGCTCGCCGCTTCTGAGGCCCAACGTCTGCGCGAGCAGGGACTTGGTCTTGCCGGCATAGGCCTGGAAGGCCTTCAGCAAGCTTTCGCTCGGTTGCAGCGCAAAGCTCTTGCCCGTCGTTCCCTTGGCGACCTTGAGAATATATCCGCTGTCGACGAGCCGGTTTATCAGCCGCATGGACGTGGCATAGGGCAGGCCGGATTCCTGGCCCAGCGTCGAGATCGATACGGTCTGGGTGTGGATGTGGGACTTGATGAGATACATGACGATCCTCCAGACAGGATCTTCGTCAAAGCCGACGACGACGTCCTGAAAAGGCCTGCGGGTCCTTTCCAGAAATTCGATCACGCGCAGCATTTCGTATTCGTTCACGTCGGCCCTCCCGCCCGTCGCGTCATGACATATGGTCGTAGCTCTACCTGATCCTTTTGGCTAGGATCGGTGCAGATAGGGACCAGAATGCCGGCGGGCTATTTTTCGGTAGGAGGGGCAAGTCCGGCGAGGCGTTCCGATTGCTCGAAGAGCACGAAGAAGTCCTTGTCGGCCTGGCCGCCGGCGTAGGCCGCCTCGTATTGCTGGCGGATCATCGATGCCAGATACATCGGAGTGTGGTCGGCCCGTGCCGCATCCAGGATGAGGTCGAAATCCTTCATCATCTGGGATACAGAGAATGCAGGATCGAAATTGCGGTTGACCAGCAGGTCCCGCTTGTAGGCGATCAGCGGTGAGGCCACGGCGCTCTCGCAAATCACCGACAGCATGGTCTCGACCGTGAGATTGCCCTTCAACCCGAGGGTAAGGGCCTCTCCCAGAAGCGCCGACGTTGCGCCGACGAGCGCATTGAGTACGAGTTTAAGGTAGCGCGCCTCCTCGGCCTGGCCGACATAAAAGCGGCGGGACGCAAAGCATTCGAACATCGGCTCCACGCGCTTGTAGGCCTCCTCAGGTCCCGACGCCATGACCGACAGGGTTCCGGACGATGCGGTCGCGGTGCTGCCGGAGACTGGTGCGCGCAGGTATGAAACGCCAAGCGCCGACATTGCCTCGTTGACTTCCGTAGAAATTGCCGGCGACACCGTGCTCATTTCGACCAGGATCTGTCCGGTCTTCATCGTGGTGGCAAGGCCGCCCGGCGAGAAAACGAGCTCCCGCAGAACGGCGTCATTCGGGATTGTCAGAACGATGACGTCGGAAGCGGCTGCCAGATCTTCCAGCGAATGCGCCACATTGGCGCCCTCGGCAACGATGGTGGCGCGGTTCTCGGGCAAGGGCTCGTAGACGTGCAAGGCATAGCCGGCATCGAGAACGCGGCGGCTCATCGGGGCACCCATTTTGCCTATGCCTGCCCAGCCTACTGTAAATCTCTCGCTCATCGACCTCTCCCTTGTTCCCGACGACCAGCAGCGCCGGTTTGCCGATCCCTTGCCTGCGGGGGGAACGTGCGTGTCGACCAATGCTCGGCATTCGGCCGCATAAACTGTCTCCGTCCTCCCGGAGAAATTAATAGGACGAAGTCGGGATGGAATGCTTGGCAGAAAATATCCAATCCGGACAAATATAGGTTTGTCGGACATCGTGTTTATCCACTAGCTTCCTGACAGGATGGTCAGCCGTTCCCGGGAGGAACACGAACCGACAATTTTGCAAATTGGCACGCTTTACTTCGGTAATGCGGCACCGTTGCCTGTTGTCGATATTCCGGGACTGGAGGATCTGGGGTGAGGAGGAGGACTTGATGATTGGATCGCTGCAGGAAGGGTCGTTGCCGTAACCGGCTTTCGGTCACCCACCATTGAATTCCTGGCGTCTGCCGTGTCCGACCAAATCACCTGAATTGAAGAGAGCGAGGAGCGCGCATGCTACCCGCTTCCGCGAATTAAGTCTGAGGGCGAGGCCGGTGCGCCTTGCCAGCCGCAATCATTCAAACGCGCGGCTTGCCACGTGAAAATGAGAGGATCTCCGTATGAAAGCCGTTCGATACTATTCGAAGAAAGACATTCGCGTTGAAGATGTACCCGCTCCGTCCGGGCCGCTGGGCGATGACATGGTTCTCATCGAGCCGCTGGTTTGCGGCATCTGTGGAACCGATCTGCATGAATATATTGCAGGACCGATCGTCACGCCGAGCACGCCGCACGTCTATTCCGGCGCGGTCCTGCCGCAGATCCTCGGGCACGAACTGTCTGCCCGGGTCCTGGCGGTCGGCAAGAACGTGACGCACGTCGCGCCGGGATCGCGTGTCTCGATCCAGCCGCTGATCTCGCCCCGCGACGACTATTACGGTCGCCGGGGACTGTATCATCTCAGCGAAAAGATGGCCTGCTTCGGCCTGTCCTGGGAATGGGGTGGCATGGGGGAACAGGCGGTCGTCAACAGCTACAATGTCTTTCCGGTGCCGGACAGCGTCAGCGATGTGCAGGCAGCCATGATCGAGCCGGCAGCGGTTGCTCTCTACGGCGTCGATCGCGGCGGCGTGGAGGCAGGCAGCACTGTGCTGGTCTCCGGCGTCGGCCCGATTGGCGCGCTGGTTCTGCTTGCAACGCGGGCAGCCGGTGCGACGACCATTTTCGTTTCCGAACTGAACCCGAACCGCCGCGCCCTTGCCAGTAAGCTGGTGCCGGAGGCGATCGTCTTCGATCCGCGCGAGGTGAATGCCGAAGCGCTGTTCCGCGAGCACACCGAGGATGGCGTCGGCGTCGACGTGGCGCTCGAATGCGTCGGCGCGGAGGCTTCGCTCAACCTCTGTGCCAGGGCCGTCAAGCGTCAGGGTACGGTCGTGCAGGTCGGTCTGCACGTCAAGCCGGCTGCCATCGATGCGATGCTCTGGGCTCTGAAGGACATCACGGTCGAGGCGACCTGGTGCTACCCGGTGACGATCTGGCCAAGGATCGCGCAGATGATCGGATCTGGCATCTTCCCTGTCGAGCAGATCGTCACCGCGCAGATTTCTCCGGACGACGTAGTCGAAAAGGGCTTCGAGGCGCTGCTCGATCCCAATGCGTCCCACATGAAGATACTCGTCAATATGAAAGCTTGACCGGAGCACTGCCCATTGGATTTCGGCGGCCGCATTAGGGCGGTGGCGTTGGTAACCGCCGAAACCATCGGCGGCGCTATGGGTCAATGTCCGATGATAGACGGCGGCTATTCGATCGCCTGAACAACGAAGAGGTTTTGTAATGCACTATATCGTTCACTGCCTGGACCATCCGGGCGCCGTGGAAAAGCGGCTTGCCAACTACGAAGCGCACAAGGCCTATCTCGGCGCCGCAAAGACCAAGACCATCATTTCCGGGCCGCTCCTCGCCGATGACAACGAGACGATGATCGGCTCGCTCTTCCTGTTCGAGGCAGACACCATCGAAGAGATCGTCGCTTTCAACAAGGCCGATCCGTTCACGGCAGCCGGCGTCTGGAAGTCGGTCAATATCCATCCCTTCAGCAAGCGGGTGGACAACAGATGACAATGATCGAAAACAAGCCGGTGCTTGCTGCCATCGTCGGCCTCGGCTGGTGGGGCAAGAAGATGGCGACCCTGGTCAATGCCGGGGGTGCGGAAATGCACTTCGTTCGTGCTGTAGATCCGAGCCCGGAGGCAGAAAGCTTTGCCGGCGAGATGGGCCTGCAATTCTCCTCGGATATCGCCGATGCGCTGGCCGATCCCGACATCGAGGCTGTTGTCCTTGCAACGCCCCACTCCCTGCATCAGAAACAGATCGCCCAGGCAGTGGCTGCCGGCAAGCACGTATTCTGCGAAAAGCCGCTGGCGATGACCAGGAAGGATGCCGAAACCTCCGTGGCGTTGTGCCGTGATGCCGGGCTGGTTCTCGGCATGGGCCACGAGCGTCGTTTCGAGCCGCCGATTGCCGAGATCCTCCAGGCGGCAAATAGCGGCAAGCTCGGTCGTCTGCTGCAGATAGAGTCCAATTTCAGCCACGACAAGTTCCTCACCCTCGATCCGTCGAACTGGCGGCTGAACGCGGAGCAGGCGCCTGCCGGTGGCATGACGGCAACCGGCATCCATCTGACCGACCTATCGGTCAAGCTTATGGGGCCTGCAAAGGATGTCCGTGTCATCTGCGAGAACCTCGCTTCGGAGATCCCGCAGGGGGATACGATGAGCGCCCATATCCGCTTCGAAAACGGCGGTTCGGCCTATGTGTCCGCGACGCTGGCCACACCGTTCATCTCGCGGTTCGCGGTCTTCGGGACGTTGGGTTGGATCGAGGTGCGCGACAAGGCGCACGTCGAATCGCCGGACGGCTGGATCGTTACCGAGGGTTGGAAGGGCAAGCCCATCACCGTGCGCGAAGTCGCGCCGGCCGAGCCGGTTCGCGACAACCTGCGAGCGTTTGCCCGAGCCGTGCGCGGCACCGATCCATATCCGATCAGCGGCGAGGAGATGATCAACAACATTGCGCTTCTCGAAGCGATTATCCGCTCCGCACGCTCCGGCGTCGTCGAGCAACTTTGACAGGGAGAGTGTCATGAAAGCTTTGGTATTCGAGGCCCCTGACAGGCCGGCAATCGTCGATGTGGCGATGCCGGAGGTTTCGGCCAACGAAGTGCTCGTCCGCACGCGCGCTGTCGGCATTTGTCACTCGGACTACGAGTTGCTCGCCGGACGATACATCATCCCGATCTCCTATCCGGTGACGCCGGGGCACGAGTGGAGTGGCGAGATCGTCGAGGTCGGTCGCAACGTGACGGGCTTCAAGGTCGGCGACCGCGTCGTCGG
This genomic interval carries:
- a CDS encoding flagellar hook protein gives rise to the protein MNNIIELDIAQLDLVSGGASTVASTVTIGADGAVSGSYTFGSKSGTFSASLPAEVVQKAGTFSFSNASGGFNFNSSFAS
- a CDS encoding extracellular solute-binding protein is translated as MNEYEMLRVIEFLERTRRPFQDVVVGFDEDPVWRIVMYLIKSHIHTQTVSISTLGQESGLPYATSMRLINRLVDSGYILKVAKGTTGKSFALQPSESLLKAFQAYAGKTKSLLAQTLGLRSGEQEDDYYFGGTPLGSHIIPPMRLMQKRAESQIELRFLLNNDNYFSAMRNMWADFRNNLASRKSFDLLSLPDLYNRALENRKKTVSEYDVIAINMPWLGEFVEKDIIRPIDALVQKTGINPLDFHPSIWSTARWDGQDYGVPGYCTVEILAARKDLFADAGLDFPRNFEDVIAAGRHFHAPNHGMYGAVWDGARGMPIASSFMFFLGACGQPTISLRKTRAGFTLEGVDLEQLHCTISSDAGLAALDFMRRLIEISPPDILNMAWDRTLDVFMTGKASLGYFWTMRTARFEYDVHSVVKRRVEYLPQPAGPGGTRASPIGGFLFCIPTNLPEERVELAADAIAWMASREAMKAHVKNGFPIAPRFSVSADPEAAASSPIVRFVDQLAKKNLLHTWQRPNIPQYTAIERILGEEVHNALSGFKSDRAALDDAARQVDLQLRAGPGSRR
- a CDS encoding NAD(P)-dependent oxidoreductase; protein product: MSERFTVGWAGIGKMGAPMSRRVLDAGYALHVYEPLPENRATIVAEGANVAHSLEDLAAASDVIVLTIPNDAVLRELVFSPGGLATTMKTGQILVEMSTVSPAISTEVNEAMSALGVSYLRAPVSGSTATASSGTLSVMASGPEEAYKRVEPMFECFASRRFYVGQAEEARYLKLVLNALVGATSALLGEALTLGLKGNLTVETMLSVICESAVASPLIAYKRDLLVNRNFDPAFSVSQMMKDFDLILDAARADHTPMYLASMIRQQYEAAYAGGQADKDFFVLFEQSERLAGLAPPTEK
- a CDS encoding 2,3-butanediol dehydrogenase, whose translation is MKAVRYYSKKDIRVEDVPAPSGPLGDDMVLIEPLVCGICGTDLHEYIAGPIVTPSTPHVYSGAVLPQILGHELSARVLAVGKNVTHVAPGSRVSIQPLISPRDDYYGRRGLYHLSEKMACFGLSWEWGGMGEQAVVNSYNVFPVPDSVSDVQAAMIEPAAVALYGVDRGGVEAGSTVLVSGVGPIGALVLLATRAAGATTIFVSELNPNRRALASKLVPEAIVFDPREVNAEALFREHTEDGVGVDVALECVGAEASLNLCARAVKRQGTVVQVGLHVKPAAIDAMLWALKDITVEATWCYPVTIWPRIAQMIGSGIFPVEQIVTAQISPDDVVEKGFEALLDPNASHMKILVNMKA
- a CDS encoding YciI family protein, with product MHYIVHCLDHPGAVEKRLANYEAHKAYLGAAKTKTIISGPLLADDNETMIGSLFLFEADTIEEIVAFNKADPFTAAGVWKSVNIHPFSKRVDNR
- a CDS encoding Gfo/Idh/MocA family protein is translated as MTMIENKPVLAAIVGLGWWGKKMATLVNAGGAEMHFVRAVDPSPEAESFAGEMGLQFSSDIADALADPDIEAVVLATPHSLHQKQIAQAVAAGKHVFCEKPLAMTRKDAETSVALCRDAGLVLGMGHERRFEPPIAEILQAANSGKLGRLLQIESNFSHDKFLTLDPSNWRLNAEQAPAGGMTATGIHLTDLSVKLMGPAKDVRVICENLASEIPQGDTMSAHIRFENGGSAYVSATLATPFISRFAVFGTLGWIEVRDKAHVESPDGWIVTEGWKGKPITVREVAPAEPVRDNLRAFARAVRGTDPYPISGEEMINNIALLEAIIRSARSGVVEQL